From Nitrospirota bacterium, the proteins below share one genomic window:
- a CDS encoding restriction endonuclease, producing the protein MMKLQILSNLNYPIGNIINQELANSTQARIAVAFMKYSGLKVIEQSLNSCLSKKSNVEIIAGLDFKTTDPQAINFLLNIKKSFPNLTFFCFGDKKDNKTDIVFHPKIYLFNNKKETTSIIGSTNLTGGGLLSNFEVNTVIKEDKPLYFSQLEAIYNSVKFTPSIFEPDEEYLSGYSDIYSAFSKSEEKARNDKGLKKVIADIERREKELPGTVPTFKSLIIEAIKHLTQNAEYAKLQEIGNYVLTRIQDEKLDFNLTNFRANIRGAIYDDLVGFDNAYNKGLYETKGKYTGLFKFTEYGKQYRGR; encoded by the coding sequence ATAATGAAACTGCAAATACTGTCCAACTTAAATTATCCTATCGGCAACATCATCAATCAAGAATTGGCAAATTCAACTCAGGCAAGAATAGCTGTTGCATTTATGAAATATTCTGGATTGAAGGTGATTGAGCAGTCATTGAATAGTTGTTTATCAAAGAAAAGCAATGTCGAAATCATTGCGGGGTTAGATTTTAAAACGACCGACCCTCAAGCAATAAACTTTTTACTTAATATTAAGAAGTCATTTCCAAATTTGACTTTCTTTTGCTTCGGCGATAAAAAAGACAACAAAACTGATATCGTTTTTCATCCGAAAATTTACCTCTTTAATAACAAAAAAGAGACGACATCGATTATTGGCAGCACAAACCTAACAGGCGGCGGTTTGCTTTCAAATTTTGAAGTAAATACAGTTATCAAAGAAGACAAACCGCTTTATTTTTCTCAGCTTGAAGCAATCTATAATTCTGTAAAATTTACTCCGTCTATTTTTGAGCCTGATGAAGAATATTTAAGCGGCTACTCCGATATCTATTCTGCATTTTCAAAGAGTGAAGAGAAAGCGAGAAATGATAAAGGGTTAAAGAAAGTAATAGCAGACATTGAACGGAGGGAAAAAGAATTACCTGGAACAGTACCTACATTTAAATCTTTGATTATTGAAGCGATAAAACATTTAACACAAAATGCCGAATATGCTAAATTACAAGAAATCGGGAATTATGTTTTAACAAGAATTCAGGATGAGAAACTTGATTTCAATTTGACAAACTTCAGGGCAAATATACGAGGTGCAATTTATGATGACTTAGTTGGTTTCGACAATGCGTACAACAAAGGGCTTTATGAAACGAAAGGGAAATATACTGGCTTATTTAAATTTACTGAATATGGCAAACAATATCGTGGAAGATAG
- a CDS encoding FAD-dependent oxidoreductase: MKKITLKGNINGKRTPSRIFEEEIQDAVRQGAREIRIIADGQHGIGGRVWPKGEAVKLTVEGPVGQRLGSMGFFGTEIVLKGSASDDVGWINCGAKITVLGDVTNGAHNAAAQGILYVQGSGGARCDTMTKHNPKFDPPQSWYFRDVGDTFAEFKAGGIAVVCGVDPRNPENVLGYRPCVGMVGGMVYFRGPIQGYSEGDVRLLDLTDQDWQWLTENMKPYLEAIERTEYLDTLTRSKDDWKKLVPFAAQERAKKKVFKMSITEFRNNIWETGVGKGGIFAEYLNHPFTVLPYITTGEDRRYKPVWNNYKYAPPCEYACPSGIPTQKRAQLIRAGKLHEALELVLQYSPLPASVCGEICPNLCMQTCTRAQVDTPFNIKELGRASVDLKLPKREKKTNKKVAIIGGGPGGLSAAWQLALKGHDVDLYEAAEKLGGKLELCIPRERLPQEVLINELSRFEKIGVKVHLKAAVNKKKFEDIYKKHDAVVVACGAHKPRMMNVTGAEDTVSAYDFLKGINIGDAPKLKDKRVVVIGAGNVGMDVAAQAFHCGAKEVTAVDIQKPAAFGKELEIAQSLGTKILWPKFTEKFVKKDKKIYFTDGSSLDADVVVISIGDTPMTEFLTPSIHTNKNGWIEADEVGHTSDPKVYAIGDATKLGLVTHAIGHGRKAADAVHALLAGRSYYMPAKKPLVPYEKIKTSYYDICKGEPFKPETEANRCMSCAVCRDCHMCEATCYYGAISRKDNPDGSYEYVVDENLCIGCSFCAGICPCGVWEMTENI, encoded by the coding sequence ATGAAAAAGATAACTTTAAAAGGGAACATAAACGGCAAGCGCACCCCGTCAAGGATCTTTGAAGAAGAGATACAGGACGCAGTCAGACAGGGCGCGAGAGAGATCCGGATCATCGCAGACGGGCAGCACGGCATCGGCGGAAGGGTCTGGCCAAAAGGCGAGGCTGTAAAGCTTACAGTGGAAGGTCCTGTCGGGCAGAGGCTCGGCAGTATGGGCTTTTTCGGGACCGAGATAGTTCTAAAGGGAAGCGCCTCTGACGATGTGGGCTGGATAAACTGCGGCGCGAAGATTACTGTTCTCGGTGATGTCACTAACGGCGCCCACAATGCCGCCGCACAGGGGATACTCTATGTGCAGGGAAGCGGAGGCGCGCGCTGCGATACGATGACAAAGCACAACCCGAAATTCGACCCTCCGCAGTCATGGTATTTCAGGGACGTGGGAGATACATTCGCTGAATTCAAGGCAGGCGGCATTGCAGTTGTCTGCGGGGTTGATCCGAGGAATCCGGAGAATGTCTTGGGCTACCGCCCGTGTGTCGGAATGGTTGGCGGCATGGTTTATTTCCGCGGGCCGATCCAGGGCTACAGCGAAGGCGACGTCAGGCTCCTTGATCTTACGGACCAAGACTGGCAATGGCTCACAGAGAACATGAAGCCGTATCTTGAAGCAATTGAGCGCACGGAATATCTCGATACGCTTACCCGCTCAAAAGACGACTGGAAAAAACTCGTGCCCTTCGCCGCGCAGGAACGCGCGAAGAAGAAAGTCTTCAAGATGTCCATCACCGAGTTCCGTAACAATATTTGGGAAACGGGCGTCGGCAAGGGCGGGATCTTCGCGGAGTACCTGAACCATCCTTTCACAGTTCTTCCTTACATAACAACCGGCGAAGACAGGAGATACAAGCCTGTCTGGAACAATTATAAATACGCTCCGCCCTGCGAATACGCGTGCCCAAGCGGGATACCTACGCAAAAACGCGCGCAGCTTATCCGGGCCGGAAAACTCCATGAGGCATTGGAGCTTGTTCTTCAATACAGCCCTCTTCCCGCTTCAGTATGCGGCGAGATATGTCCCAACCTCTGTATGCAGACATGCACAAGGGCGCAGGTTGATACGCCCTTCAATATCAAGGAACTGGGCAGGGCAAGCGTTGACCTGAAGCTTCCGAAGCGCGAGAAAAAGACGAATAAAAAAGTTGCGATCATCGGCGGCGGCCCCGGCGGGTTGTCCGCAGCCTGGCAGCTTGCGCTGAAAGGGCATGACGTTGACCTTTACGAGGCAGCGGAAAAGCTTGGCGGTAAACTCGAACTCTGCATCCCAAGAGAAAGGCTTCCTCAGGAGGTCCTTATAAATGAACTTTCGCGTTTTGAAAAGATCGGAGTGAAGGTCCATTTGAAGGCGGCGGTGAATAAAAAGAAGTTTGAAGATATATACAAAAAGCATGACGCGGTAGTAGTGGCGTGCGGGGCGCACAAACCGAGGATGATGAATGTCACCGGGGCGGAGGACACGGTTTCCGCATATGACTTTTTGAAGGGAATAAATATCGGCGATGCCCCGAAATTGAAAGACAAGAGGGTTGTCGTCATCGGCGCTGGAAATGTAGGAATGGACGTTGCGGCCCAGGCCTTCCACTGCGGCGCAAAAGAGGTGACAGCAGTTGATATCCAGAAACCCGCTGCATTCGGCAAGGAGCTTGAGATCGCCCAGTCATTGGGCACGAAGATCCTCTGGCCGAAGTTCACCGAAAAATTTGTAAAGAAAGACAAGAAGATCTACTTCACCGACGGCTCATCGCTTGATGCAGATGTTGTCGTGATATCAATTGGCGATACGCCAATGACTGAGTTCCTGACGCCAAGCATTCACACAAACAAAAACGGCTGGATAGAAGCTGACGAAGTCGGGCATACCTCCGACCCCAAGGTTTATGCGATCGGCGATGCAACCAAGCTCGGACTCGTAACGCACGCCATCGGTCACGGGAGAAAAGCTGCGGATGCTGTGCACGCACTGCTTGCGGGAAGGTCTTATTATATGCCTGCAAAAAAACCGCTGGTCCCCTATGAAAAGATAAAAACCTCCTATTACGACATCTGCAAAGGCGAACCCTTCAAGCCGGAGACCGAGGCCAACCGCTGCATGTCCTGCGCCGTATGCAGGGACTGCCACATGTGCGAGGCGACATGTTATTACGGAGCGATCAGCAGGAAGGACAATCCCGACGGTTCATACGAATACGTGGTTGACGAAAACCTCTGCATCGGATGCAGCTTCTGCGCCGGCATCTGCCCCTGCGGCGTGTGGGAGATGACGGAGAATATTTAA